One Longimicrobiales bacterium DNA window includes the following coding sequences:
- a CDS encoding amidohydrolase family protein, whose amino-acid sequence MSRFVRVVAVFATLVAIPTVAISQTVEQNDSSARAARRGNSLPLIPTHSMEFTATEGTWISLDLSRDGETIVFELLGDLYTLPVSGGIATRITSGQGYDMQPRYSPGGEHLVFVSDRDGSENVWIADSDGANARQLTDGERQNYMSPVWTPDGEYVMTAKGTQQWLYHRDGGSGVQVTGHREDGAPAPAAHFGAAFGNDERFVWLNVRGSVPNGLRASVDGLVEEPFEENFGPDHTPRSSAREIGPYQIGMLDRETGRVHVRTHEHEGAFRPMPSPDGRWLVYATRYDAREVLKLRDIATGEENWLVMDVQRDESQGGGTRDRDVYPGSAWTPDGSALITSYGGKIMRVEVPSGETSEIPFSARVEQELGPRAKFEYPINDRELTVSQIRGARPSPDGDRVVFSALDRLWVADLPDAAGTQDEGFPVITNAERLTEAMDVEHAPVWSPDGEYIAYVTWNDSVGGDIWRVRSNGDGDPERLTTMSAFFDKVAYTLDGARLLAVRGSKMHRMRMLEDFGGHSANAELEYVWLPADGGDVSRITWVASGATQQGRNAPHAGPDPDRIYAWAGREGLLSMRFDGTDVRTVVKVSAPSAGPGGGGAPDEVVLSPDGKRALVRANRNVFMITVPPVGGEAPTVSVAGSSSVPTRRLTTIGGDFAGWSADGQVAYYSIGRSFFQYDIATGDALIADSIAVARAEAVAEAEAGDEPEDEAEEEAGADEDEDEEEEDEGPVYEAARFDVDITVDKDRPEGTVVLSGARLITMNGAEIIERGDIVVRDNRIVAVGPSGSVDIPNGADVRDMSGKTIYPGLVDIHAHAWVAWGVHRGQVSQFLAQLAYGVTTQRDPQTSSEDIVTYSDLMETGELIGPRLYSTGPGIFGADQIKSLDDARNALRRYSDHFNTQTIKQYLAGDRKVRQWVIMAANELGLTPTTEGGSNFTMNMTLAQDGYAGLEHSLPISPFFDDVVQLGAASQMVYTPTFIVAYGGPSGRQYYLTHTEMDEIERLKRFTPHDELDKWKSTQWYRTDQYPHFIHAEQLVKWMEAGGQAGLGSHGEVQGLGTHWELWMMASGGMDPHMALNMATIMSADAIGLAGDIGSIEVGKLADLQILNSNPLDDLQNTTDIEFVMKNGRLYEAATLDEVWPRQQALPTQWWWRVEPGSGN is encoded by the coding sequence ATGTCTCGATTCGTTCGTGTAGTGGCCGTGTTTGCGACTCTTGTCGCGATCCCCACGGTGGCGATCTCCCAGACGGTAGAACAAAACGACAGTTCGGCGCGTGCGGCTCGGCGCGGGAATTCTCTCCCGTTGATTCCGACTCACTCCATGGAATTCACGGCTACTGAAGGCACGTGGATTTCGCTCGACCTGTCCCGGGATGGTGAGACAATCGTGTTCGAGCTGCTGGGAGACTTGTACACGCTCCCGGTTTCCGGAGGGATCGCGACGCGGATCACCAGCGGGCAGGGCTACGACATGCAGCCTCGGTATTCACCAGGTGGCGAGCATCTCGTGTTCGTAAGTGACCGAGATGGATCGGAGAATGTATGGATCGCCGACTCGGATGGGGCGAACGCCCGTCAACTCACCGATGGCGAACGACAGAACTACATGTCACCCGTGTGGACGCCCGACGGCGAATACGTGATGACGGCGAAGGGTACGCAACAATGGCTCTACCACCGTGATGGCGGTTCGGGTGTTCAGGTCACGGGGCATCGCGAGGACGGTGCGCCCGCGCCGGCGGCGCACTTCGGTGCCGCGTTCGGCAACGATGAGCGCTTCGTGTGGCTCAATGTCCGCGGTTCTGTCCCGAACGGATTGCGGGCGTCGGTCGACGGTTTGGTCGAAGAGCCCTTCGAGGAGAACTTCGGCCCGGACCATACCCCGCGCAGTTCGGCGCGAGAGATTGGGCCGTATCAGATCGGGATGTTGGACCGGGAGACGGGCCGCGTGCACGTGCGGACGCACGAACACGAAGGCGCGTTCCGACCCATGCCGAGCCCCGACGGTCGATGGTTGGTCTATGCTACGCGATACGACGCGCGTGAGGTTCTTAAGCTGCGCGATATTGCGACAGGCGAAGAGAACTGGCTCGTGATGGATGTGCAGCGCGACGAGTCTCAGGGCGGCGGTACGCGAGATCGGGACGTATACCCGGGCTCGGCCTGGACGCCAGATGGCAGCGCGCTCATTACGAGCTACGGTGGCAAGATCATGCGGGTCGAAGTGCCGTCGGGAGAAACATCGGAGATCCCCTTTTCGGCGCGGGTCGAGCAAGAGCTCGGACCGCGGGCGAAGTTCGAGTACCCGATCAACGATCGTGAACTGACGGTTTCGCAGATTCGTGGTGCCCGGCCTTCTCCTGACGGCGACCGCGTCGTGTTCTCTGCTCTGGATCGCTTGTGGGTGGCTGACCTGCCGGATGCTGCAGGGACGCAGGATGAGGGCTTCCCAGTCATCACCAACGCTGAACGCCTCACTGAGGCGATGGATGTGGAGCACGCGCCGGTGTGGTCGCCGGACGGTGAGTACATCGCCTATGTGACGTGGAACGACTCGGTGGGTGGCGACATCTGGCGCGTTCGCTCCAACGGTGATGGAGACCCCGAGCGCCTTACGACCATGTCCGCCTTCTTCGACAAAGTCGCCTACACGCTGGACGGCGCACGCCTCTTGGCGGTCCGTGGCTCGAAGATGCATCGGATGCGAATGCTCGAGGACTTTGGTGGGCACAGCGCCAACGCCGAACTCGAGTATGTGTGGTTGCCGGCAGACGGTGGGGACGTCAGCCGCATCACCTGGGTAGCGAGTGGTGCGACCCAGCAGGGCCGAAACGCTCCTCATGCGGGCCCTGATCCCGACCGGATCTATGCCTGGGCGGGCCGCGAAGGGTTGCTCTCCATGCGTTTCGACGGGACGGATGTACGCACGGTCGTGAAGGTCAGCGCCCCCTCGGCGGGGCCGGGGGGAGGCGGAGCGCCGGACGAGGTCGTGTTGTCGCCTGACGGAAAGCGCGCCCTGGTCCGGGCGAACAGGAACGTGTTCATGATCACCGTCCCTCCCGTGGGCGGCGAGGCACCAACCGTTTCTGTGGCTGGGTCGTCGTCCGTGCCGACGCGCCGGTTGACGACGATCGGGGGTGATTTCGCCGGATGGAGTGCAGACGGGCAGGTCGCGTACTACTCGATCGGGCGAAGCTTCTTTCAGTATGACATCGCGACCGGGGATGCACTCATTGCCGATTCGATCGCAGTGGCGAGGGCCGAAGCGGTGGCTGAAGCCGAAGCCGGCGACGAGCCCGAAGACGAGGCGGAGGAGGAAGCCGGTGCGGATGAAGACGAGGACGAGGAAGAGGAAGACGAAGGCCCGGTCTACGAAGCGGCCCGCTTCGATGTCGACATCACGGTTGATAAGGACCGCCCGGAAGGCACCGTCGTCCTGAGCGGTGCTCGCCTGATCACCATGAACGGCGCCGAGATCATCGAGCGCGGCGACATCGTGGTACGGGACAATCGAATTGTGGCGGTGGGTCCGTCCGGCAGTGTCGACATTCCCAACGGGGCCGACGTGCGGGACATGTCAGGTAAGACGATCTACCCGGGTCTCGTGGACATCCACGCACACGCTTGGGTCGCGTGGGGTGTGCATCGGGGTCAGGTGTCTCAGTTCTTGGCTCAGCTGGCGTACGGGGTCACCACCCAGCGAGATCCGCAGACGTCCTCGGAAGATATCGTCACCTACAGTGACCTCATGGAGACCGGCGAGCTGATTGGGCCACGTCTCTATTCGACCGGGCCAGGCATCTTCGGAGCCGATCAGATCAAGAGCCTCGACGACGCTCGCAACGCGCTCCGGCGGTATTCGGACCACTTCAACACCCAGACCATCAAGCAATATCTGGCGGGTGATCGGAAGGTCAGACAGTGGGTGATCATGGCGGCGAACGAGCTTGGCCTCACGCCGACCACGGAAGGTGGTTCGAACTTCACGATGAACATGACGCTCGCGCAGGACGGGTATGCCGGGCTGGAGCACTCCCTCCCCATCAGCCCATTCTTCGACGATGTGGTCCAACTCGGCGCAGCGAGCCAGATGGTCTATACGCCTACCTTCATCGTGGCCTACGGCGGGCCGTCTGGCCGGCAGTATTACCTGACGCACACGGAAATGGACGAGATCGAACGGCTGAAGCGGTTCACGCCGCACGACGAGCTGGACAAGTGGAAAAGCACGCAGTGGTACCGCACGGATCAGTACCCGCACTTCATCCACGCCGAGCAGCTCGTGAAATGGATGGAAGCGGGTGGCCAGGCTG